A stretch of the Natrinema sp. CBA1119 genome encodes the following:
- a CDS encoding transcriptional regulator encodes MPDQPNTPDDTDDANSTDSGTEEIVMDDIEAEAGFLEDRDPEDYPSVLRITSDSEQAHRQDALDRLDRWQAGEEIPHVINFQNPSDLRALLTDRRVELLRSIMTERPDSIRQLAERLDRDVKSIHDDLQVLTDYDIVHFEQAGRAKRPFVPFDTIEVSLEISTPRPADDAAPA; translated from the coding sequence ATGCCCGACCAACCCAACACACCCGACGACACCGACGATGCCAACAGCACCGACTCTGGGACCGAGGAGATCGTGATGGACGACATCGAAGCCGAGGCAGGCTTCCTCGAAGACCGCGACCCTGAGGACTACCCCTCGGTGCTCCGGATCACGTCCGACTCTGAACAGGCGCACCGCCAGGACGCGCTCGACCGCCTCGACCGCTGGCAGGCGGGTGAGGAGATCCCGCACGTCATCAACTTCCAGAACCCGAGTGATCTCAGAGCATTGCTCACTGACCGTCGCGTCGAACTCCTTCGGAGTATCATGACCGAGCGCCCGGACAGTATCCGCCAGCTGGCCGAACGCCTAGACCGCGATGTCAAGAGCATTCACGACGACCTTCAGGTCCTCACTGACTACGACATCGTCCACTTCGAACAGGCTGGCCGGGCGAAGCGCCCGTTCGTCCCCTTCGACACCATTGAAGTCAGTCTCGAAATTTCGACACCGCGCCCAGCTGATGATGCTGCACCGGCCTGA
- a CDS encoding DUF6516 family protein yields MGSTVIYEDQDTFDDGTRYEMIATAIPKSDDYPEGVKYRFQYMAEDGSTLLRFDNYPNHPGVDRHHYHTPTGVYDDIEYTGLKAHVQQFYNKMDDRRER; encoded by the coding sequence ATGGGATCGACGGTCATCTACGAGGATCAAGATACGTTCGACGACGGTACCCGATACGAGATGATCGCCACCGCCATCCCAAAAAGCGACGACTACCCCGAAGGAGTCAAGTACCGATTCCAGTACATGGCAGAAGACGGTAGCACGCTACTTCGGTTCGACAACTATCCGAACCATCCCGGGGTAGACCGCCACCACTACCACACGCCTACCGGTGTCTACGACGACATTGAGTACACCGGCCTCAAAGCCCACGTCCAGCAGTTCTACAACAAGATGGACGACCGCCGCGAGAGGTGA
- a CDS encoding site-specific integrase, giving the protein MDAAAIPIRNRALVSLLASTGVRGAEICRDTEDDRDGRQGLWWGRVDLENGALRVLGKNQQWEYAQLPSQAQDHLRRHYDVQQPASNDWPVFPTAHVPSLYRTIRRELRERGWEDSATESLLDDQPPKEILREHDISPPAITVRGARTLMKRLCEQAEIDVEGGYLKPHGARRGLGDLLYRESAELAQSALRHESIRTTHDAYSHIDASETAEAVSDVLSGAWKNK; this is encoded by the coding sequence ATGGACGCAGCAGCGATTCCCATCCGGAACCGGGCGTTGGTCTCGCTATTGGCATCGACTGGTGTGCGGGGCGCAGAAATCTGTCGTGACACCGAAGATGACCGAGATGGGCGACAGGGATTGTGGTGGGGACGCGTCGATTTGGAGAATGGAGCGTTACGCGTCCTCGGGAAAAATCAACAGTGGGAGTACGCTCAGCTCCCGTCTCAAGCCCAGGACCATCTTCGTCGTCACTACGACGTGCAGCAGCCCGCTTCAAACGACTGGCCTGTATTTCCGACGGCACACGTCCCGTCGCTGTACAGAACAATTCGAAGAGAACTTCGAGAGCGTGGATGGGAAGACTCAGCAACTGAATCGCTCTTAGACGATCAACCGCCGAAAGAGATTCTCCGCGAACACGATATATCGCCGCCTGCTATCACAGTTCGAGGGGCACGAACGTTGATGAAACGGTTGTGTGAACAGGCTGAAATCGATGTTGAAGGCGGGTATCTGAAACCACACGGCGCTCGACGAGGATTGGGGGACTTGCTTTACCGGGAATCGGCTGAGCTCGCGCAGTCAGCGTTGCGTCACGAGTCTATCCGAACGACTCACGATGCTTACTCGCATATTGATGCGTCGGAAACAGCGGAAGCGGTGAGCGATGTTCTTAGCGGTGCTTGGAAGAACAAATGA